One Gimesia aquarii DNA segment encodes these proteins:
- a CDS encoding sialidase family protein has protein sequence MYSLINWNGLFLFYATIVSIQCTSLIAGKADEIDAQGSGKIERVLQLPPSENNPRNSEGDFVTLKDGRLLFIYTHFTGGAADHSSAYLAGRYSSDGGKTWSQKDKTIIENDGNQNIMSVSLLRLQSGEIALFYTRKNSLQDLLPVMRISKDEGISWSEPVEIIPPKHIGYYVLNNDRVIQMKNGRLVIPLALHRNQPGSDRFNFNGRFLCYYSDDNGKTWQRGEEVVVQKQVGEKQPYMQEPGVVELKDGRLMGFCRTNGGSQYVAYSSDGGKSFSELKPSNMIAPVSPASIERIPATGDLLLVWNNHERISPQLRGKRTPLSIAVSKDEGKTWQHTQNIETNPNGWYCYTAIEFTKDGVLLGHCAGDRTRNNGLAESQITFVPLSVLYEK, from the coding sequence ATGTATTCATTGATAAATTGGAATGGTTTGTTTTTGTTCTATGCAACAATAGTTTCAATTCAATGTACATCCCTTATAGCTGGTAAAGCGGATGAAATTGATGCGCAAGGCTCTGGTAAAATAGAACGAGTATTACAATTACCACCATCTGAGAATAACCCTCGCAATAGTGAAGGTGACTTTGTCACACTCAAGGACGGCCGTCTTTTATTTATTTACACACACTTTACAGGAGGCGCAGCCGATCATTCCTCCGCTTATCTCGCGGGACGCTATTCATCGGATGGGGGGAAAACATGGTCTCAAAAAGATAAGACGATTATTGAGAATGATGGTAATCAGAATATTATGTCGGTTTCTCTACTCCGTTTGCAATCGGGAGAGATTGCCTTGTTTTATACTCGTAAAAACTCACTGCAGGACTTACTGCCTGTGATGCGCATCAGTAAAGATGAAGGCATTAGTTGGAGTGAACCAGTTGAGATCATTCCCCCAAAACATATTGGCTATTATGTCTTGAATAACGACCGGGTTATTCAAATGAAAAACGGACGTCTTGTAATTCCTCTGGCTTTACATCGGAATCAACCTGGTTCAGATCGTTTTAATTTCAATGGTCGTTTTCTCTGTTATTATTCAGATGACAACGGGAAAACCTGGCAGCGCGGTGAAGAGGTTGTTGTGCAAAAGCAAGTTGGGGAAAAACAGCCTTATATGCAGGAACCTGGAGTTGTGGAATTAAAAGACGGGCGGTTGATGGGGTTCTGTCGTACTAATGGTGGTAGTCAGTATGTCGCCTATTCTAGCGATGGAGGAAAGTCATTTTCTGAACTCAAGCCATCCAATATGATTGCCCCTGTTTCGCCCGCCTCGATTGAACGCATTCCTGCGACTGGCGATTTATTGTTGGTTTGGAATAATCACGAAAGAATTAGTCCTCAATTGCGTGGTAAACGGACACCTTTATCCATCGCTGTTTCGAAAGATGAAGGCAAGACCTGGCAGCATACTCAGAATATCGAAACAAACCCGAATGGCTGGTACTGTTATACCGCGATCGAATTCACCAAAGATGGTGTGCTATTGGGACACTGTGCAGGCGATCGTACCAGAAACAATGGGTTAGCTGAATCACAAATCACTTTTGTTCCGTTGTCGGTACTTTATGAGAAATAG
- a CDS encoding aminotransferase class I/II-fold pyridoxal phosphate-dependent enzyme: MRGESEVPFSDDGFKIPVAERVKRLPPYLFGKINKLKYEKRVAGIDVIDLGMGNPTDPPDPLIVEKMTEAVSDPRNHRYSVANGIANLRKEVTARYWKRYGVRLDPDSEVVTCIGSKEGFSHLCLALMGPGDTAIVPSPSFPVHVYAVMLAAGNVIELDCREPDQFLSNIAYTCEHLYPKPRVVVVNFPHNPSATVIEQDFYVELVRLARKYSFMVISDFAYADICFDGYKAPSFLATPGATEVGVEFTTMSKGYSMAGWRIGFCSGNSEMVRALSTIKGYYDYGLFQPVQIAAIVAMRHCDAAVDSIAAEYQQRRDAFCGGLERLGWEIERPKAGMFVWAKIPEPWSEMGSIDFAMKLLDEGGVAVSPGRGFGEDGEGYLRMAIVENSQRLRQAVKQIGKCLKSEEISAE, from the coding sequence ATGCGTGGCGAATCGGAAGTCCCTTTTTCAGACGATGGATTTAAAATTCCCGTCGCTGAGAGAGTAAAACGTCTCCCCCCTTATCTATTCGGGAAAATCAATAAACTGAAATACGAAAAACGCGTCGCGGGAATCGATGTCATTGATCTGGGAATGGGAAACCCCACAGACCCGCCCGACCCCCTGATTGTGGAAAAAATGACAGAGGCCGTATCCGATCCTCGGAATCACCGTTATTCCGTCGCTAATGGGATAGCGAACCTCAGAAAAGAAGTCACAGCGCGATACTGGAAGCGATACGGAGTGCGTCTGGACCCCGATTCAGAAGTTGTGACCTGCATCGGATCGAAGGAAGGTTTCAGCCACTTATGTCTGGCTCTGATGGGACCAGGAGATACAGCCATTGTTCCCTCTCCCTCTTTTCCCGTTCACGTTTATGCCGTGATGCTGGCCGCGGGAAATGTGATTGAACTTGATTGTCGTGAACCTGATCAGTTTCTTTCTAACATCGCTTACACTTGCGAACACCTTTATCCCAAACCACGTGTGGTAGTGGTCAACTTTCCGCATAATCCCAGTGCGACAGTCATTGAACAGGACTTTTACGTAGAGCTGGTGCGTCTGGCCCGAAAATACTCATTCATGGTCATCAGTGATTTTGCCTACGCAGATATCTGCTTTGATGGTTACAAGGCTCCCAGCTTTTTGGCAACTCCCGGTGCCACAGAAGTCGGCGTGGAATTCACTACCATGAGCAAAGGCTATAGTATGGCTGGTTGGCGAATTGGATTTTGCTCTGGCAACTCAGAGATGGTACGCGCCCTCTCTACGATCAAAGGATACTATGATTATGGTTTGTTTCAGCCGGTTCAGATTGCTGCGATCGTAGCCATGCGGCACTGTGACGCTGCCGTTGATAGTATCGCTGCAGAATACCAGCAAAGGCGAGATGCATTCTGTGGTGGCCTGGAACGTTTGGGGTGGGAGATTGAACGCCCCAAGGCGGGCATGTTTGTCTGGGCTAAAATCCCCGAACCCTGGTCAGAAATGGGATCCATTGATTTTGCGATGAAACTTCTCGATGAAGGCGGTGTTGCCGTCAGTCCTGGTCGAGGGTTTGGTGAAGACGGCGAAGGCTACCTGCGAATGGCCATCGTCGAAAACTCACAGCGTCTCAGACAAGCGGTCAAGCAAATCGGCAAATGCCTAAAATCAGAAGAAATCTCGGCTGAATAG
- a CDS encoding right-handed parallel beta-helix repeat-containing protein, with protein MHLSSLSRRQFLGAALVTGIGSLATNQSLAGMPPVVRKPRATDGDERFEPDWEERLSITVGPKTGDIVGSTDKALQAAIDYIARKGGGTVQVLPGTFTLRNALHLPSGIRLQGSGPETIITKIASETVALSEDSDWYDQEITLKKAAGFQVGDGIVLVTKNPSTGSQDTIKHTLVARSGNRFKLNDGLRKNLWLSGKPTVSSLFPLLTSEYTKNVLIENLTLDGNRKNNTNLNGNYGGCIFLQDCSNYTIRNVTTRNYNGDGISFQICHDVKVEHCHSHDNADLGVHPGSGSQRPLILNNRLDNNNIGLFWCWGVKYGLAENNQLNGNNYSISIGHNDTDNMMRKNKITNSGKVGILFRNDARGKNFWANRNTVIDNEIINTVANDGVGIDITGKTSDLIITGNKIFERQQPMQRTGIRIGAEAGSVKLSDNQIQGFMKSIDDQRKSQNS; from the coding sequence ATGCATTTATCATCACTCTCCCGTCGACAATTTTTGGGAGCCGCTTTAGTCACTGGGATTGGATCTCTTGCCACAAATCAAAGTCTCGCAGGAATGCCTCCTGTTGTTCGAAAACCTCGTGCCACTGATGGTGATGAGCGGTTCGAACCAGACTGGGAAGAACGACTCTCGATTACTGTCGGACCCAAAACAGGAGATATTGTTGGAAGTACTGATAAAGCGTTACAGGCTGCTATCGACTACATCGCCCGCAAGGGAGGGGGTACCGTTCAAGTTTTGCCAGGAACGTTCACCTTGCGTAATGCACTACACCTTCCTTCTGGAATTCGTTTACAAGGTAGTGGTCCTGAAACAATCATTACCAAAATCGCTTCCGAAACGGTGGCTTTATCTGAAGATTCCGACTGGTACGATCAGGAGATAACACTTAAGAAAGCAGCCGGATTTCAGGTTGGTGATGGAATAGTGCTAGTCACAAAAAATCCGAGTACCGGTAGTCAGGATACGATTAAACACACACTCGTCGCGCGATCAGGAAATCGATTTAAGCTGAATGATGGTCTTCGTAAAAATCTCTGGCTTTCGGGAAAGCCCACAGTCTCGTCTCTCTTCCCACTGTTGACTAGTGAATATACAAAAAATGTATTGATTGAGAATCTGACGCTAGATGGAAATCGGAAAAATAACACAAATCTGAACGGTAATTATGGTGGTTGTATCTTTCTGCAGGATTGCAGCAACTACACGATTCGAAATGTTACCACACGTAACTACAACGGTGATGGAATCAGTTTTCAGATTTGTCATGATGTGAAAGTCGAACATTGTCACAGTCATGACAATGCTGACCTTGGCGTACATCCTGGCTCTGGTTCTCAGCGACCTTTGATCCTGAATAACCGTTTGGATAATAACAACATCGGCCTATTTTGGTGTTGGGGGGTGAAGTATGGTCTGGCTGAAAACAATCAGCTCAATGGAAATAACTATAGTATTTCGATTGGCCATAATGATACGGACAACATGATGCGAAAAAACAAAATCACCAATAGTGGAAAAGTAGGTATCTTGTTTCGGAACGATGCGCGAGGGAAAAACTTCTGGGCGAATCGCAATACTGTAATTGACAATGAGATTATCAACACTGTTGCCAACGATGGTGTAGGCATTGATATTACCGGCAAAACGTCGGATCTTATCATCACAGGTAATAAAATTTTTGAACGACAACAACCGATGCAACGAACAGGCATTCGGATCGGAGCAGAAGCCGGGAGTGTTAAGTTGTCCGACAACCAAATTCAGGGTTTTATGAAGTCGATCGATGATCAACGTAAATCCCAGAATTCCTGA
- a CDS encoding peptidylprolyl isomerase, with translation MGEPTPNPHATKSKTNPKRKILFFAAGTGLVLFAGVLLFQTFNAKDGSAGEDKQAGKVRISGAKPAVRSQPVAKVGNVIISEDELARECLALFGPDVLENVVNRAIIQQACQKAGVVVEQAEVHAEVNRIAKRFNLDTKTWYDMLQAERKMNPNQYRRNVIWPMLALRKLAGQQTKLTQEQVQKAFVRDYGPRVKARMIMLDNLGRAQKVWDKLKSNPADFERIARDNSIEPNSRALGGAIQPIPQYSDNERLWQAAFKLKEGEISGIIQIGLSRYAILKCEGRTEPVVTSIDEVKEQLLDQLTEEQTQEAVARVFDKLKRETRVDNYITNTSTGGVSKTSGTNFSPGSVNRAIPNPTQGFNRPPK, from the coding sequence ATGGGCGAACCAACCCCAAACCCGCATGCGACCAAATCAAAGACAAACCCGAAACGTAAAATTCTCTTTTTCGCAGCCGGTACAGGACTGGTTCTTTTTGCAGGCGTGCTCTTGTTTCAGACATTCAACGCTAAAGACGGTTCTGCAGGTGAAGACAAACAAGCTGGTAAAGTGCGAATTTCCGGAGCAAAACCTGCTGTTCGTAGTCAACCTGTAGCTAAGGTCGGCAATGTAATCATCAGTGAAGATGAACTGGCACGCGAGTGTCTGGCGCTGTTCGGCCCTGATGTTCTGGAAAACGTTGTCAACCGGGCAATCATCCAACAAGCCTGCCAGAAAGCAGGTGTTGTTGTCGAACAAGCTGAAGTTCATGCTGAAGTCAACCGGATAGCCAAGCGTTTCAACCTGGATACCAAGACCTGGTATGATATGTTGCAGGCTGAACGCAAAATGAATCCGAATCAATATCGCCGCAATGTAATCTGGCCTATGCTGGCATTGAGAAAACTGGCAGGTCAACAAACAAAATTGACTCAGGAACAAGTCCAAAAAGCATTCGTCCGAGATTATGGCCCTCGAGTTAAAGCTCGTATGATCATGCTGGACAACTTGGGCCGCGCACAGAAAGTCTGGGACAAGCTGAAAAGTAATCCTGCCGATTTTGAACGCATCGCCCGCGATAACTCAATTGAACCTAATAGCCGTGCTTTAGGTGGAGCTATCCAACCGATTCCACAATATTCCGACAATGAAAGACTCTGGCAAGCGGCCTTCAAATTGAAAGAGGGAGAAATTTCCGGGATCATTCAAATCGGTTTGAGTCGTTATGCCATTTTGAAATGTGAAGGTCGTACAGAACCTGTTGTCACCAGTATTGATGAAGTGAAAGAGCAACTACTGGACCAGCTCACAGAAGAACAAACTCAGGAAGCCGTTGCCCGAGTGTTTGACAAACTCAAGCGGGAAACTCGCGTCGACAATTACATTACTAATACCTCAACAGGAGGAGTCTCCAAAACTTCGGGAACCAACTTTTCACCAGGTAGCGTGAATCGAGCGATCCCCAACCCGACACAAGGTTTTAACCGACCTCCTAAATAA